The following proteins are encoded in a genomic region of Limosilactobacillus reuteri subsp. reuteri:
- a CDS encoding cytochrome ubiquinol oxidase subunit I, which produces MTILSLARFQFAMTTVYHFFFVPFSIGTAFIVAIMESMYVSTKDETYKKMAKFWGNIFLLSFAVGVVTGLIQEFQFGMNWSDYSRFMGDIFGAPLALEALLSFFIESTFIGLWVFTWKKVKPGLHLFFIWMTSFGSLTSALWILTANSFMQHPVGYEIKGGRAVMVNFGALLKNPQLWYEFGHVILNAIMMGGIIIAGLTAFQLLKNQKLSEANKKFYKKSMRLGLLVSLIFSIGGIALGDAQMQYLIKEQPMKFAATEDVFTTTGKHAPWTIVGIADMKDHEVKGNIDIPYALSILSYHKTTGAVTGMNELNAQYKKKYGKNLDYYPPVNTLFYSFRIMCAVGAWIFLVSLVGLIMTREKSKKPLAQRRWALWCIAITTFLPFIGNTAGWFVTEFGRIPWTVYGLFTIAESVSPNVSVGSLLTSNIVYFVLFTTLAITLIWLIVLELRKDPSEAIEPKFKKVLDPFDKEAF; this is translated from the coding sequence ATGACTATTCTTAGTCTGGCACGTTTCCAATTTGCTATGACGACGGTTTACCACTTCTTCTTTGTTCCTTTCTCTATTGGAACAGCTTTTATCGTCGCCATTATGGAAAGTATGTACGTTTCAACTAAAGACGAGACGTACAAAAAAATGGCAAAATTTTGGGGGAATATTTTCTTACTTAGTTTTGCTGTCGGTGTTGTTACAGGTTTGATTCAGGAATTCCAATTTGGGATGAACTGGTCAGATTACTCACGGTTTATGGGTGATATCTTTGGTGCTCCATTAGCCCTCGAAGCTTTGCTATCATTCTTTATTGAATCAACATTTATTGGCTTATGGGTATTTACCTGGAAAAAGGTTAAGCCGGGGTTGCACCTTTTCTTCATTTGGATGACGAGTTTTGGTTCTTTAACATCTGCTTTATGGATTTTAACTGCCAACTCATTCATGCAACACCCTGTTGGTTATGAAATCAAGGGTGGCCGTGCAGTAATGGTTAATTTTGGCGCATTGCTTAAAAACCCTCAATTATGGTATGAATTTGGGCATGTTATCCTTAATGCTATCATGATGGGTGGTATTATTATTGCTGGTTTAACAGCATTCCAACTTCTCAAGAACCAAAAACTTTCTGAAGCTAATAAGAAGTTTTACAAGAAGTCAATGCGTTTAGGACTTTTAGTATCATTGATTTTCTCTATTGGTGGAATTGCGTTAGGGGATGCCCAGATGCAATACTTAATCAAAGAACAACCAATGAAGTTTGCAGCTACTGAAGACGTATTCACGACTACTGGTAAGCATGCACCGTGGACAATTGTTGGTATTGCCGATATGAAAGACCATGAAGTAAAAGGCAATATCGATATTCCCTATGCCCTAAGTATTTTGTCATACCACAAAACTACTGGTGCGGTTACCGGGATGAATGAGCTCAATGCCCAATATAAGAAAAAGTATGGCAAGAATCTTGATTACTACCCACCAGTAAATACACTGTTCTATAGTTTCCGGATTATGTGTGCAGTCGGTGCTTGGATTTTCTTAGTTTCATTAGTTGGATTAATTATGACAAGGGAAAAGAGCAAGAAACCACTTGCACAACGCCGCTGGGCACTTTGGTGTATTGCAATTACCACTTTCTTACCATTTATCGGTAATACTGCTGGTTGGTTTGTAACGGAATTTGGTCGTATTCCATGGACGGTTTATGGCTTGTTTACAATTGCTGAAAGTGTATCGCCAAATGTTTCAGTTGGATCATTGTTAACATCAAATATTGTTTACTTTGTATTATTTACAACTCTTGCAATTACATTAATTTGGTTAATTGTTCTTGAGTTACGTAAAGATCCATCGGAAGCAATTGAACCTAAATTCAAGAAGGTTCTGGACCCATTTGACAAGGAGGCGTTCTAG
- the cydB gene encoding cytochrome d ubiquinol oxidase subunit II: MSFLQLLWFVLIGVLFAGFFFLDGFDYGVGMAVETLAHNESERDQLVRTIGPVWDANEVWLITAGGAMFASFPYWYASLFSGYYLILMIILAGLIIRGVSFEFRKNSPMPQKRIWDWALAIGSAIVPFFLGIMFVSMIHGMPIDANGNFHAGFFDYFNWLSVVGGIALLLLTYLHGINYIALKTTGPVQERARNYAEFLYWILYAGEVVFALLLIFMTDFMAVHPVGTIIMLVLIVGFSVLAQAETFAGHELVAFISSGLTLVSLVVLIFIGLFPRVLISSISPKYSILIQNASSTEYTLTVMTIATCCLLPFVLAYTIWAYWIFCKRIAMPAIPEVK, encoded by the coding sequence ATGAGTTTTCTTCAATTATTATGGTTTGTATTGATTGGAGTGCTTTTTGCCGGCTTCTTCTTCCTAGATGGATTTGATTATGGGGTAGGAATGGCGGTTGAAACACTTGCTCATAACGAATCAGAGCGTGATCAACTTGTGCGGACAATTGGACCAGTTTGGGATGCAAATGAAGTATGGTTAATCACGGCTGGTGGTGCAATGTTTGCCTCTTTTCCATATTGGTATGCTAGTCTTTTCAGTGGGTATTACTTAATCTTAATGATTATCCTAGCTGGTTTAATTATTCGTGGAGTTTCTTTTGAATTCCGTAAAAATAGTCCAATGCCACAAAAACGGATTTGGGATTGGGCATTAGCAATTGGTAGTGCAATCGTTCCATTTTTCCTTGGTATTATGTTTGTTAGCATGATTCATGGAATGCCAATTGATGCTAACGGCAATTTTCACGCAGGATTCTTTGACTATTTCAACTGGCTTTCAGTTGTTGGTGGGATTGCCTTATTGCTTTTAACCTACTTACATGGAATTAATTATATTGCCTTAAAGACGACTGGTCCGGTTCAGGAACGAGCCCGGAACTATGCTGAATTTTTGTACTGGATTCTTTATGCTGGCGAAGTTGTCTTTGCATTATTATTAATCTTTATGACTGACTTTATGGCTGTTCACCCAGTTGGTACAATCATCATGCTTGTATTGATTGTTGGTTTTTCAGTCTTGGCTCAAGCAGAAACCTTTGCTGGTCATGAATTGGTTGCATTTATTTCAAGTGGGTTAACCTTAGTATCATTGGTTGTATTGATCTTTATTGGTCTTTTCCCACGGGTACTAATTAGTAGCATTAGTCCGAAATACAGCATTCTTATTCAAAATGCTTCCTCAACAGAATATACGTTGACAGTGATGACAATTGCTACTTGCTGTCTTTTACCATTTGTTTTGGCATATACAATCTGGGCTTACTGGATTTTCTGTAAACGGATTGCAATGCCAGCTATTCCGGAGGTTAAATAA
- the cydD gene encoding thiol reductant ABC exporter subunit CydD produces MIDRLLFKIEGSRHIMIKLVGLYVLQAFLILGQGLSLAALLTGLWQGHSLLSQIYGLGGFIACYLLRHGLTEIGNDWLDKYSANAAQNFRQQLLKKVFALGPVIVQREGTGNMVTLALDGIKEVENYIRLIYSKVISMMIIPVIILVVCFWLDWISGIVMLLVYPLIVLFMIILGYAAKAKADRQFAAFQILSNHFIDSLRGIDTLKYFGLSKKYSQSIYRSSERFRKSTMSVIKVAMLSTFALDFFTTLAIAILAVFLGLRLINGHLLLFPALAILILAPEYFLPIRNFASDYHATLNGKNSFHAVRRILEMPLPKKPTVELHQWTGVDELSFENVEFMYPQNGSELTNLDLTVKGNQKIGIIGMSGAGKTTLINLLSGFLAPTSGQIIIQGKKVTTLDIHDWQKQILYIPQTPYIFADTLKNNIAFYTPNVSEDKIKEAIHVVGLDDLVAELPQGLGTMIGSGHRALSGGQAQRIALARAFLDPERRVMIFDEPTAHLDIETELELKKRMLPLMENRLVFFATHRLHWMKQMDYILVLKNGKLIEQGTYQQLLDEHGYFTELMDQTRGKEITHE; encoded by the coding sequence ATGATTGATCGACTACTCTTCAAAATCGAGGGGAGCAGACATATCATGATTAAGCTTGTGGGGCTTTATGTCCTGCAAGCTTTTCTTATCCTTGGTCAGGGATTAAGTTTGGCTGCTTTACTAACAGGCTTATGGCAGGGACATTCTCTTTTGAGTCAAATATATGGCTTAGGTGGATTCATTGCTTGTTACCTTTTGCGTCATGGGCTAACCGAAATTGGGAATGATTGGCTTGATAAGTATTCGGCTAATGCTGCCCAAAACTTTCGTCAGCAATTATTAAAAAAAGTCTTTGCGCTTGGACCAGTAATTGTTCAGCGGGAGGGAACCGGGAATATGGTGACTCTGGCCCTTGATGGCATTAAAGAAGTCGAAAATTATATTCGACTCATCTATAGCAAGGTGATCAGCATGATGATTATTCCAGTCATTATTTTGGTTGTCTGTTTTTGGCTTGATTGGATTTCTGGCATTGTTATGCTGTTAGTTTATCCTTTGATTGTTTTATTCATGATTATTTTAGGCTATGCAGCGAAGGCTAAGGCAGATCGACAGTTTGCAGCTTTTCAAATATTGTCTAATCACTTTATTGATTCTTTGCGGGGGATTGACACATTGAAGTACTTTGGCCTTAGTAAGAAGTATTCACAAAGTATTTATCGGTCAAGTGAGCGTTTTCGCAAGTCAACAATGAGTGTGATTAAAGTAGCAATGTTATCAACGTTTGCTCTTGATTTTTTCACTACATTAGCTATTGCAATCTTAGCGGTCTTTCTTGGCTTACGGTTAATTAACGGTCACTTATTGCTATTCCCGGCACTAGCAATCTTGATTTTGGCACCTGAGTATTTTTTGCCGATTAGGAACTTTGCAAGTGACTATCATGCAACATTGAATGGTAAAAATTCATTTCATGCGGTTCGGCGAATTCTTGAGATGCCATTACCAAAGAAGCCGACTGTTGAATTACACCAGTGGACAGGAGTCGATGAGTTAAGTTTTGAGAATGTTGAGTTTATGTATCCTCAAAATGGCAGTGAATTAACAAACCTTGATTTAACTGTTAAGGGAAACCAAAAAATTGGCATTATTGGAATGAGTGGGGCCGGAAAGACAACTTTAATTAATCTTTTAAGTGGCTTTTTAGCGCCGACAAGTGGCCAAATTATCATTCAAGGAAAAAAAGTAACGACTTTGGATATTCATGACTGGCAAAAACAGATTCTCTACATTCCACAGACTCCCTATATTTTTGCAGATACGTTAAAAAATAATATTGCCTTTTATACTCCAAATGTCAGTGAAGATAAAATAAAAGAAGCGATTCATGTTGTCGGCTTAGATGATCTTGTTGCTGAATTACCTCAAGGATTAGGGACGATGATTGGCAGCGGCCACCGAGCATTAAGTGGTGGGCAGGCACAGCGAATTGCCTTAGCACGAGCATTTCTTGATCCAGAACGTCGGGTAATGATTTTTGATGAGCCAACCGCCCATCTTGATATTGAGACCGAACTAGAGTTGAAAAAAAGGATGCTTCCGTTGATGGAAAATAGGTTAGTCTTTTTTGCTACCCACCGTTTGCATTGGATGAAGCAGATGGACTACATTTTAGTGTTGAAGAATGGCAAGTTAATTGAACAAGGAACATATCAACAGTTGCTTGATGAACATGGTTACTTTACAGAACTGATGGACCAAACACGCGGAAAGGAGATAACCCATGAATAA
- the cydC gene encoding thiol reductant ABC exporter subunit CydC, whose product MNKIPLLKAMKHDRWVKPFLKRYKWTLVLAITLGIVTFICASGLMFTAGYLISKSATMPFNILLVYVPIVLTRAFGIFRPVTNYFERLVSHNWVLKMTSAFRKKLYDSLEQDAVFFNSKYRIGDILGLLSEDVAHIQNLYLRTIFPMLVAFGLYAIIVIGMGIISPLMGLLMLVLFGLIIIAVPVWSVLVNGARQQLEKQYTNTLYADLTDNIMGITDWVFAGRSADYLQHYDQSEKNVLASQKAMKRFEHWRDFILQVMILLVVVSLIIWGAARFGGHWGGSANWIAAFVLCVFPLDEVLSSLPAAAQETNVYTDSLKRLNELPQPPAPSKVNVEIAAPYHLKITDVYYRYPKTEKMILRGINLDVNPGEKLAILGRSGAGKSTLASLIRGDRKPTSGTVTLNNVPTDEFGDEISNYIGIVHQSPYLFHTTILNNIRLGNEDATEDQVWDVLERVGVAAMIKRLPKGLHTMVDEAGLRFSGGERHRLSLARILLKDAPIILLDEPTVGLDPVTEEKVIETFMEQLQGKTLIWITHHLQGIEMMDQVVFIEDGKISMQGSPAELQKTNEHYRALKMADEGI is encoded by the coding sequence ATGAATAAGATTCCTTTACTTAAAGCAATGAAACATGATCGGTGGGTGAAACCCTTCCTGAAGCGTTACAAGTGGACCTTGGTATTAGCAATTACCCTGGGGATTGTTACCTTTATTTGTGCTAGTGGATTGATGTTCACCGCGGGCTATTTAATCAGTAAGTCCGCGACGATGCCTTTTAATATCTTGTTAGTATATGTTCCTATCGTTCTTACTCGTGCCTTTGGGATTTTTAGGCCAGTGACTAATTATTTTGAACGATTGGTTAGTCATAATTGGGTTCTTAAAATGACTTCTGCATTTCGGAAAAAGCTTTATGATTCGTTAGAGCAGGATGCTGTTTTCTTTAATAGTAAGTATCGAATTGGAGACATTCTTGGGTTACTTTCAGAAGACGTTGCCCACATTCAAAATTTATATTTACGAACGATTTTTCCGATGCTAGTTGCATTTGGGCTTTATGCCATTATCGTTATTGGAATGGGAATAATCTCTCCACTAATGGGGCTTTTAATGTTAGTTCTATTTGGGTTAATCATCATTGCTGTTCCTGTGTGGTCAGTGCTTGTTAATGGCGCACGCCAGCAACTAGAAAAGCAATATACCAATACCTTGTATGCTGATCTCACTGATAATATCATGGGGATTACAGACTGGGTATTTGCGGGGCGCAGTGCGGATTACCTGCAGCACTATGATCAAAGCGAGAAAAACGTATTAGCATCTCAAAAAGCGATGAAACGTTTTGAGCATTGGCGTGATTTTATTCTTCAGGTAATGATTTTATTGGTGGTTGTTAGCCTTATTATCTGGGGAGCAGCGCGTTTTGGCGGTCATTGGGGAGGAAGTGCAAATTGGATTGCGGCCTTTGTTCTTTGTGTCTTTCCCCTTGATGAAGTGTTGTCTAGCTTGCCAGCAGCTGCTCAAGAAACTAATGTATATACGGATTCATTAAAACGATTGAATGAACTGCCACAACCGCCAGCTCCTTCTAAGGTTAATGTTGAGATTGCCGCTCCTTATCATCTTAAAATTACGGATGTTTATTATCGCTATCCTAAGACAGAGAAGATGATCTTGCGGGGGATTAATCTTGATGTTAATCCAGGCGAAAAACTTGCCATTCTTGGTCGCAGTGGGGCCGGAAAGAGTACGTTAGCTAGTTTAATTCGTGGAGACCGGAAACCTACGTCGGGCACTGTTACTCTTAATAATGTGCCAACAGACGAATTTGGTGATGAGATTTCGAATTATATTGGGATCGTTCACCAATCACCATATTTGTTTCATACCACAATCTTAAATAATATTCGTTTGGGTAATGAGGATGCGACAGAGGATCAAGTATGGGATGTCCTTGAACGTGTTGGGGTGGCCGCTATGATTAAGCGACTGCCAAAAGGACTTCATACGATGGTTGATGAGGCAGGGCTACGGTTTTCTGGCGGAGAGCGTCACCGGTTGTCTCTTGCCCGCATTTTGCTCAAAGATGCGCCCATTATCCTTTTAGATGAACCAACTGTAGGCTTAGACCCGGTAACAGAAGAAAAGGTAATTGAGACTTTTATGGAGCAGTTACAGGGAAAAACTTTGATTTGGATTACTCACCATTTACAAGGGATAGAAATGATGGATCAAGTTGTTTTCATCGAGGATGGTAAAATTTCAATGCAAGGCAGCCCGGCAGAATTACAAAAAACAAATGAACATTACCGGGCGTTAAAAATGGCAGATGAGGGTATCTAG
- a CDS encoding NAD(P)/FAD-dependent oxidoreductase, whose amino-acid sequence MKEVVVLGAGYAGLKTVVLLQKKLKNNVHITLVDRNNYHYEATDLHEAAAGTQSASRITYPISDVINPQITTFIQDEVVKIDPDKKTVKLAGHEELLHYDYCVLGLGFVSETFGIPGAEENALPMTNVKEALAIYDHIIAKMKDYRTTHNPDDLQIVICGGGFTGIELAGALVDARASYAKIAGVSPDEIKITLIEASTRLLPMFSEKLAEYGVNLVKSLNVQLLDGSRISKIEPGKVIYKHGDDDEESLNAGTIIWTTGVSGNPLMEECGFDAKRGRVIVTDHLTDPKHDDIYIIGDVAAVMPPDGKRPYPTTAQIALAMADYTAEDIVSRIKTGKHEAKPFTYKSLGTVASVGNTRAFGEAMGHELRGYPASAMKKIIADRSLLETGGLKELFAKGRFDLYH is encoded by the coding sequence ATGAAAGAAGTTGTTGTACTTGGAGCTGGTTACGCTGGCTTAAAGACGGTCGTATTATTACAAAAAAAGCTAAAAAATAATGTTCATATTACACTAGTTGATCGTAATAATTATCATTATGAAGCTACTGATTTACACGAAGCTGCTGCGGGAACGCAAAGTGCTTCAAGGATCACTTATCCAATTAGTGATGTTATTAATCCACAAATTACTACCTTTATTCAAGATGAAGTTGTAAAGATCGATCCTGATAAAAAGACAGTTAAACTTGCTGGTCATGAAGAGCTACTGCACTATGATTATTGTGTATTAGGACTCGGTTTTGTTTCAGAAACCTTTGGAATCCCTGGTGCTGAAGAAAATGCATTACCGATGACTAATGTTAAAGAAGCTTTAGCAATTTATGACCATATCATTGCCAAAATGAAAGATTATCGTACCACTCACAATCCTGATGATCTTCAAATTGTTATTTGTGGTGGTGGATTTACTGGAATTGAATTGGCAGGGGCCCTTGTTGACGCTCGAGCAAGTTATGCCAAAATCGCTGGAGTTTCACCAGATGAAATTAAAATTACGCTGATTGAAGCTTCAACAAGATTACTTCCAATGTTTAGTGAAAAACTTGCTGAATATGGGGTGAACCTTGTTAAGAGCCTTAACGTACAACTACTTGATGGTTCACGGATTAGCAAGATTGAACCTGGCAAGGTTATCTACAAGCATGGAGATGATGATGAAGAGTCCCTTAATGCTGGTACAATCATCTGGACAACTGGAGTAAGTGGTAATCCATTGATGGAAGAATGTGGCTTTGATGCTAAGCGTGGTCGGGTAATCGTTACTGACCACTTAACAGACCCTAAGCATGATGATATTTATATTATTGGGGATGTTGCTGCCGTAATGCCACCGGATGGTAAACGCCCATACCCAACCACTGCACAAATTGCCCTAGCAATGGCTGATTACACAGCTGAAGACATTGTTAGCCGTATTAAGACTGGCAAGCATGAAGCTAAGCCATTTACTTACAAGTCCTTAGGAACAGTTGCTTCCGTTGGTAATACGCGGGCATTTGGTGAAGCAATGGGTCATGAATTACGTGGATATCCTGCTTCAGCAATGAAGAAAATTATTGCTGACCGTTCCTTGTTAGAAACAGGTGGTTTGAAAGAGCTATTTGCTAAAGGACGATTTGACTTATATCACTAG
- a CDS encoding bifunctional folylpolyglutamate synthase/dihydrofolate synthase produces MIKTYDEALSFIHGRTQFKKIPTLTRMKRFLAELGNPQKGLNYIHVTGTNGKGSTVAMMRSALLESGLTVGSFTSPFITRFNERIEYNGIPISDADLLRLVQKIAPVVKKLDNTLETGGPTEFEIDTALMFCYMAEKKPNVVLLEVGIGGLYDSTNVITPVVSVITTVGWDHMKYLGDTLAKIAAQKAGIIKKSVPVVLGDLPTEARETILADAKEKKSPFFELGKDFTVHKLNGHQFHAKIRYQGKNLKKIETILGLPGDYQIENAAVALMAVELFMEKHGLAIDRRALIAGLENAAWPGRLEEINTTPLVLLDGAHNLPGVQALVHTIKNDFADREVYLLVAILADKQYELMLGELASLGNVHLTVTHFAGPGPKRPSADLAKAIADIPTKYPIQTINDWQLGIGQVASQMSADDVMIITGSLYFVSDVRKFFLN; encoded by the coding sequence ATGATTAAAACTTATGATGAAGCATTATCTTTTATCCATGGACGAACACAATTCAAGAAAATTCCAACACTCACACGGATGAAACGATTCTTGGCAGAATTAGGGAACCCACAAAAAGGACTTAATTACATTCACGTTACAGGAACTAATGGTAAGGGATCAACCGTTGCAATGATGCGGTCTGCTTTATTGGAAAGCGGCCTCACTGTTGGAAGTTTTACATCGCCTTTTATTACACGGTTTAATGAACGAATTGAGTACAATGGAATCCCAATTAGCGATGCTGACCTTTTAAGATTAGTTCAAAAAATTGCTCCAGTTGTCAAAAAACTTGATAATACATTGGAAACAGGCGGACCAACTGAATTTGAAATTGATACAGCATTAATGTTTTGTTATATGGCTGAAAAAAAGCCTAATGTTGTATTGCTTGAAGTAGGAATTGGGGGACTATATGATTCTACCAATGTAATTACGCCAGTTGTTAGCGTGATTACGACAGTTGGCTGGGATCATATGAAGTATTTAGGTGATACTTTGGCTAAGATTGCGGCCCAAAAAGCGGGAATAATCAAAAAAAGCGTCCCGGTTGTTTTAGGGGACCTTCCAACTGAAGCGCGCGAAACTATTCTCGCAGATGCAAAGGAGAAAAAATCCCCGTTTTTTGAATTAGGAAAAGACTTTACTGTTCACAAACTTAATGGTCATCAGTTCCACGCGAAAATTCGGTATCAAGGAAAAAATCTGAAAAAAATAGAAACAATTCTTGGCTTGCCGGGCGACTATCAGATAGAAAACGCAGCAGTTGCTTTGATGGCTGTTGAGCTTTTTATGGAGAAGCATGGACTGGCAATTGATCGCCGTGCTTTGATTGCGGGATTAGAAAATGCTGCTTGGCCGGGTCGATTAGAAGAAATAAATACTACTCCTCTGGTCTTACTAGATGGCGCTCATAATCTTCCTGGTGTTCAGGCCCTAGTTCATACTATTAAGAATGATTTTGCCGATCGGGAAGTTTACCTTTTGGTGGCGATTCTGGCTGATAAGCAATATGAATTAATGCTTGGTGAATTAGCAAGTTTGGGGAATGTTCACTTAACCGTCACTCACTTTGCTGGCCCCGGTCCTAAAAGGCCAAGTGCAGACTTAGCAAAGGCTATTGCTGATATTCCAACTAAATACCCCATCCAGACTATTAACGACTGGCAATTAGGGATCGGGCAGGTGGCAAGTCAAATGAGTGCGGATGATGTAATGATTATTACTGGTTCTCTTTATTTTGTTTCAGATGTTCGTAAATTCTTTTTAAATTAA
- a CDS encoding JAB domain-containing protein encodes MENEVINEYTKLVWTAIPDKLGTKKQELCQRFLRKCPTPLAIKRLSRIEKNEINEWAPEMLNFFAAIELGKIVTKSHEEIIGHAYSSIELGRKMVDHFQSEEQESVCIACTDIHNEIIDWKILFVGGGCECILYPDKIFQYALRCSAQGIIMIHNHPTGDIHPSKQDESFTRRLERGCEIIGLHLVDFMIVGRDTYHSWREASLVNELKK; translated from the coding sequence ATGGAAAATGAAGTGATTAACGAATATACAAAATTAGTCTGGACGGCTATTCCTGATAAACTGGGAACAAAGAAACAGGAATTATGTCAACGTTTCTTACGTAAGTGTCCTACTCCATTAGCAATTAAACGGCTTTCACGTATTGAAAAAAATGAGATAAATGAATGGGCGCCAGAAATGCTTAACTTTTTTGCTGCCATTGAATTAGGAAAAATAGTAACCAAAAGTCACGAAGAAATTATCGGCCATGCTTATTCGAGCATCGAATTAGGCCGCAAGATGGTTGACCATTTTCAAAGTGAGGAGCAAGAAAGTGTTTGTATTGCTTGTACAGATATCCATAACGAGATAATTGATTGGAAAATTTTGTTTGTAGGCGGCGGATGCGAATGTATTCTTTATCCTGATAAGATTTTTCAATATGCGCTCCGGTGTTCAGCCCAAGGAATTATTATGATCCACAATCATCCGACGGGAGACATTCATCCTTCCAAGCAGGACGAATCTTTCACTCGCCGCTTAGAACGAGGATGTGAGATTATTGGGCTTCATTTAGTTGACTTTATGATTGTTGGTCGCGATACATACCATAGTTGGCGTGAAGCTAGTCTCGTTAATGAGCTTAAAAAGTAA
- a CDS encoding rod shape-determining protein yields the protein MLGIGTKNLGIDLGTANTIVYLEGKGIVLREPSVVARNSKTNEVIAVGSDARDMIGRTPESIVAIRPMKDGVIADYDTTVAMMKYYIDKALGNNGKPYVMVCVPSGITEVEKRAVIDATRVAGARDAYVIEEPFAAAIGAGLPVMDPTGSMVVDIGGGTTDVATISLGGIVSSRSIRMAGDKMNDAIVQYVRQHMNLLIGERTAEKLKWDIGSASVEAAEEMGTTQVRGRDLVTGLPKTMQVSAKDVSTALQDVVDSIITAIKGTLEETSPEIAADVIDHGIVLTGGGALLKHLPDVIADATKVPVFIANDPLDCVAIGTGESLKSIDVMKKK from the coding sequence TTGCTAGGAATTGGAACAAAAAATCTTGGCATTGACCTTGGAACTGCTAATACAATTGTCTACCTTGAAGGTAAGGGTATTGTATTAAGAGAACCATCAGTTGTTGCTCGTAATTCTAAGACTAACGAAGTAATCGCTGTTGGCAGTGATGCCCGTGATATGATTGGACGGACGCCAGAAAGCATTGTGGCTATCCGACCAATGAAAGACGGTGTTATTGCTGATTACGACACAACAGTTGCAATGATGAAGTATTACATTGATAAAGCGTTAGGAAATAATGGTAAGCCATATGTTATGGTATGTGTTCCTAGTGGGATCACGGAAGTTGAAAAGCGGGCAGTGATTGATGCTACTCGAGTTGCAGGTGCTCGTGATGCTTATGTTATTGAAGAACCATTTGCAGCAGCCATTGGAGCAGGTTTACCAGTTATGGATCCAACTGGTAGTATGGTTGTTGATATTGGTGGAGGTACTACTGATGTTGCTACCATTTCATTAGGTGGTATCGTCTCAAGTCGTTCCATTCGAATGGCTGGTGATAAGATGAATGATGCGATTGTTCAATATGTTCGCCAACATATGAATTTATTAATTGGTGAACGAACAGCTGAAAAGCTTAAGTGGGATATTGGATCTGCATCTGTTGAAGCTGCTGAAGAAATGGGAACAACACAAGTTCGCGGTCGTGATCTTGTAACTGGATTGCCAAAGACAATGCAAGTATCTGCAAAAGATGTTTCAACGGCCCTCCAAGATGTTGTTGATAGCATTATTACGGCAATTAAAGGAACACTTGAAGAAACTTCCCCAGAAATTGCTGCTGATGTTATTGATCACGGGATTGTATTAACTGGTGGAGGCGCATTATTAAAGCATTTGCCAGATGTTATTGCAGATGCAACTAAAGTACCAGTATTCATTGCTAATGATCCCCTTGACTGTGTTGCTATTGGTACCGGCGAGTCATTAAAGAGTATTGATGTAATGAAGAAAAAGTAA